GATAAAGCTAAGGGTTTCTTTAGCAAGTTGTTCAAATGAGTTTAACAGTACAATTTTATACGATGATCGCAATGATTGGTATGGGGAGTTACTTTGGAGCGGCTTTGGATACGTATAGCCGCTTATTTAACCGTTCAAAAAGGAATGTATATATCCGTGCAATAAATGATATTTTATTTTGGATACTTCAAGTTCTTTTAATTTTTTATGTTCTTTATTTAGTTAACAATGGAGAAATACGATTTTATATTTTTCTCGCTCTTCTATGTGGCTTTGCATTTTATCAAAGTCTTCTTAAAAACATATATACCCGTCTACTTGAACAGATCATTCACGTGACCATTCGGACATATCGTTTTGGAGTGAATTTGTTTTCTAATTTACTTGTGAAACCAATTGTTATGCTGTTGACATTTTTATTATCTGTAGTTGTGTTAATTGGAAAATTATTATTAAGAATTATTTTAATCATTTGGAAGATTATTTATACGATTTATAAAATTATTATGAAGCCCTTTCGTTATTTGGGGAAATATATCTGGAAAGCTGTACCAAAATCAGTTAGAATAAAGGGGAACATTGCTTTTAAAAAGGTTGCAAATGTTATAAAGTGGATGATTAATAAACTAAGTAAATTCAAAAGACAGTGAGGGGGCTTGTGTGGATGAGTGTAGACAAGAATAGAGTTCCAATATTGAATCAATCCTATTTAAACTATCAAGAACAACAAAGTATCTATGCAAAGCGAAAGAAAAAAATGCTCATTCGCAGGCTAACTGTGTTTTTTGTCTTTGTTGCCATCATCTTATTTGTTTTCATTCAAGCTTTGGTTACCCAATCTCAAACACTTACTGAAAAAGAAACAAAATTAAAGGAAGTACAAGCCCAGTATAAAGAGCTGAAAGAAAATCAAAAAATTTTAAAAGAAGAGATTACCAAGTTACAAGATGATGAATATATTGGTAAATATGCACGTCAAGAATATTATTTATCTGATGATGGGGAAATTATATTTTCAGTCCCAGAACAGTAAATTATTGGAATAGTTGATTGTTTGACACTTAAAAAACATTTTGTCTATAATATAAATAAGTGTACTTTTTTATTACTTTAAGGAGGAAGTTTCTTTTTATGTCAATCGAAGTAGGCAGCAAGTTGCAAGGTAAAGTAACAGGAATCACTAATTTTGGTGCTTTTGTCGAGCTGCCAGAGGGCTCAACAGGTTTAGTTCATATCAGTGAAGTTGCTGACACATATGTAAAGGATATTAATGAATTCTTGAAAGTCGGCGATCAAGTTGAAGTGAAAGTAATGAATGTTGAGAAGGATGGCAAAATTGGTTTATCGATTAAAAAGGCGCAAGATCGCCCGGAAAGAACAGAAAGATCAGATAGACCAGAAAGACCAAGTGGAGGTCATCGTTCACGTCAAGGAAGAAGCCATGACCGTAAACCACAAGAGAATTTTGAACAAAAAATGGCGCGTTTTTTGAAAGATAGTGAAGACCGCCTAGCCTCATTAAAACGCCATACTGAATCAAAAAGAGGAGGTAGAGGTGCTAGAAGAGGTTAACTTGCTGTCTATAGCTTATTTGCAGGTTTCCTAATGTTCAATTTCAAGTATTTGTTAATGAGAAATACACTTGTTAACATAAATAATAGCTTGTGATATATATTTTATAGTCTTCTTTCATAGTTCGATATATAAAGGTCTAATCTTTTCATAGGATTGGACCTTTATTATTTTTATCCACTCCAAAGAGAAAGACCTCAAAAAACGATGGTGAATTCAATACTACACGTAAAATCCTCAAACAAATGGAGGCTCCATATTCCTTCATTTTTTCTACAATTTTATTCATTGTTTTTTTATCTGGAATTTTGTCGAAACTGTATAAGTCTTATCTTTACTAGCGCTATCCAGTGTCCTCATCATGTTTTAGTTAATTGGGTGAGGCAAATTTTGTTTTCTTTTATTCCTTTCTGTAGACAATTGTCTAAATATTTTTATAGTTCGTCTATCTTTTTTGACAAATTTTTATCTTCCAATCGCCTATAATAAACAAAAAAGACCGAGGGGTGTTTGTAAAGATGACGGGAAAAATTCAAGGGAGCTATATGGAACCAATGCAAGAGAGGAAAGTAGTAGATTTTAAGTTTTCATTACATAGTTTACTAGAGTCGTTGCGGAATAAATTAGAGTCGGTGTTATTTAGACGTGGATTTGTATTATTTATTTTTGGTTTCATGTTAGGACGAGCTTTCATTTTGTCAGTGCTTTCACCTTTTAGTTTACCGTTTTTTGCAGCGGCATATTATATAAGAAAAGATAAATCACCGCTAATATTTTTCGGAATTGTTGCTGGTTCACTTACAATTTCCATAACGAATGCACTATATTCGTTTATGATCATTAGCCTCTTTCTCGTTTTAAATAAAATAGTTAAATGGTTTACGAGAAATGAATCAAAAATATTACCGTTTATTGTACTTGCTTCTGTTCTCTTAGGGCGGATTGTGTGGAGCTATGCTACTGTAGGGGATCTAACAATTTATAATGCTTTAATGGCAACGGTTGAAGCAGGACTAGCTTTTGTATTAACAATGATTTTTATGCAAAGTATTCCACTTTTATCTATGTCAAAAAGGAGACAAGCGTTAAAAACGGAAGAATTAGTTTGCTTAATAATATTAATTGCTTCAATGATGACCGGTGCAATGGGGTGGGCATTTGAGGAGGTTACTGTTGCAAATATTCTTGCACGCTATTTAGTGTTAATATTTGCTTTTACAGCAGGTGCAACGGTTGGCTCAACTGTAGGAGTTGTCACTGGGCTAATATTTGGTTTAGCAGATATTAACAGTTTTCCTGAAATGAGTCTACTTGCATTTAGTGGTTTACTTGGCGGTTTGCTTAAAGAAGGTAAAAAGGCAGGTACCATCTTTGGTCTTATCGTCGCCACTTTATTATTAGGGTTATATAGTAACCAGTCAGGTTCAATAATGACTAGCTTATATGAAACATTATTAGCCACCATTATTTTTATTTTAACGCCAAGGCTATTCACAAGCCAAATTGCAAAACATATTCCGGGCACATCCGAACATTCCGCAGAACAACAAGCTTATGTACGAAAAATACGCGATGCAACAGCTAGGAGGGTGGAGCAATTTTCCTCTATATTTCATGCGTTAGCGACAAGTTTCCAAAAACAAGAGGCGGCGGAACGAATGGATCCTGATATGGAAGTTGACTACTTTTTTGCCAATGTTACAGCAAAAACTTGTCAGACGTGTTTTAAAAAAGAAAAGTGTTGGGCTGCTAATGGTTACAATAAAACATATGATACGATGAAAAGTATTATGTATGAATTAGAAGAAAATAATGGTGTTTTATCAAACAAAACAGTTTGGGATTGGGAGCGTCGATGTGTCCGTAGTGATAAAGTAATTGATACAATTCAGAATGAACTCCATTACTTTCATGCGGATCAAAAGTTACAACAACAAATTAAAGAAAGTCGAAAATTAGTTGCAGAACAGTTGCACGGAGTTTCAGAAGTTATGGCGAATTTTGCTAAAGAAATTCAAAAAGAGCGAGAAAATCATGAGAAGCAGGAGGACCAATTATTAGATGCACTACAATCATTTGGAATTGAAGTGGATCATATAGAAATATACAATTTAGACCAAGGTAATGTAGATATCGATATCACCATTCCATACTGTAGTGGAATGGGGCAATGTGAAAAATTAATCGCACCACTTCTATCGGATATTTTAGGTGAGCAAATTGTTGTATACAGTGAAGAGTGTGGAAAACATAAACATGATTATTGTTATGCTACTTTCCGTTCAGCAAAACGTTTTGTTGTTGAAACAGGAATTGCTTATGCTGCAAAAAATGGGGGATTTGTATCAGGGGATAGTTACACGACAATTGAAATAGGGGCAGGAAAGTACGCGCTAGCAATAAGCGACGGGATGGGAAATGGTGAGCGGGCGTATTTAGAAAGTAAGGAAACATTGGCGTTGTTAGAGCAAATATTACAATCTGGCATTGACGAAGAAATAGCGATTAAGTCGATTAATTCTATACTTTCACTCAGAACAACGGATGAGGTTTATGCAACACTTGATTTAGCGATTGTCGATTTACAGGATGCACAATCAAAATTTATAAAAGTAGGTTCAACACCAAGCTTTATTAAAAGAGGAGATCGAGTTATTAAAATTCAGGCGAGCAATTTACCAATTGGAATCATTCAAGATTTCGAAGTTGATGTTGTGAGCGAGCAGTTAAAAGCTGGTGACTTACTAATAATGATGAGTGATGGGATTTTTGAAGGACCGAGACATATCGAGAACATGGACTTATGGTTAAAGAGAAAAATATTAGAACTAGAAACAGATGATCCACAAGCAGTAGCAGACATTATTATGGAAGAAGTTATTCGTTCCAGTGATGGATATATTGATGATGATATGACGGTTTTAGTGGCAAAAATTAATCACAATAATCCAAAGTGGAAGCCTATACCAGCAATATCATTACGAAAAGGTGCGTAGTTAAGAGATTACTAGCAATTAACGGAACGGTTGCTTTTGGAGTAATTAGACATGAGATAAAACGGATGATACGGTTAAAAAAAGAACAGTAGATGTAAGTATAAATCCCCTCCAATAGGGCAATGATGGTAAAAAGTACTATGGAGGGGATTCATTTTGAGAACGGGGACAATTAAGCAAATACTATTAATTACGGATGGTTGTTCAAATCATGGAGAAGATCCTGTAGCAATTGCTGCATTAGCGAATGAGTTTGGCATTACAGTTAATGTCATTGGTGTAATGGAAAATGACGTTATTGATGATCAAGGAATGCGGGAGATAGAAGGAATAGCAACTCAAGGTGGAGGAGTAAGTCAGATTGTCTATGCGCAAGCCTTGTCACAAACGGTGCAAATGGTAACAAGGAAAGCAATGACACAAACAATTCAAGGTGTTGTTAATAAAGAACTTAGACAAATACTAGGGGATCATGTAAGTATTGAAGAACTTCCACCAGAAAAACGAGGTGAAGTTCTGGAAGTAGTAGATGATTTAAATGAAACGGTTAATTTAGAAGTATTGATTCTTGTAGATAATAGTGCAAGTATGAAGCATAAATTACCAACTGTGAAAGAAGCCCTACTAGATCTTTCGCTCAGTTTAAATGCTAGAATGGGAAATAATCAATTT
The nucleotide sequence above comes from Bacillus andreraoultii. Encoded proteins:
- a CDS encoding S1 domain-containing RNA-binding protein, which encodes MSIEVGSKLQGKVTGITNFGAFVELPEGSTGLVHISEVADTYVKDINEFLKVGDQVEVKVMNVEKDGKIGLSIKKAQDRPERTERSDRPERPSGGHRSRQGRSHDRKPQENFEQKMARFLKDSEDRLASLKRHTESKRGGRGARRG
- a CDS encoding vWA domain-containing protein, whose product is MRTGTIKQILLITDGCSNHGEDPVAIAALANEFGITVNVIGVMENDVIDDQGMREIEGIATQGGGVSQIVYAQALSQTVQMVTRKAMTQTIQGVVNKELRQILGDHVSIEELPPEKRGEVLEVVDDLNETVNLEVLILVDNSASMKHKLPTVKEALLDLSLSLNARMGNNQFSLFVFPGKGKEVEKLLDWTPKLETLTSVFSKLTASGITPTGPALKEAMNYFRKKHSVKGLLSRHDDYYEESI
- the spoIIE gene encoding stage II sporulation protein E is translated as MTGKIQGSYMEPMQERKVVDFKFSLHSLLESLRNKLESVLFRRGFVLFIFGFMLGRAFILSVLSPFSLPFFAAAYYIRKDKSPLIFFGIVAGSLTISITNALYSFMIISLFLVLNKIVKWFTRNESKILPFIVLASVLLGRIVWSYATVGDLTIYNALMATVEAGLAFVLTMIFMQSIPLLSMSKRRQALKTEELVCLIILIASMMTGAMGWAFEEVTVANILARYLVLIFAFTAGATVGSTVGVVTGLIFGLADINSFPEMSLLAFSGLLGGLLKEGKKAGTIFGLIVATLLLGLYSNQSGSIMTSLYETLLATIIFILTPRLFTSQIAKHIPGTSEHSAEQQAYVRKIRDATARRVEQFSSIFHALATSFQKQEAAERMDPDMEVDYFFANVTAKTCQTCFKKEKCWAANGYNKTYDTMKSIMYELEENNGVLSNKTVWDWERRCVRSDKVIDTIQNELHYFHADQKLQQQIKESRKLVAEQLHGVSEVMANFAKEIQKERENHEKQEDQLLDALQSFGIEVDHIEIYNLDQGNVDIDITIPYCSGMGQCEKLIAPLLSDILGEQIVVYSEECGKHKHDYCYATFRSAKRFVVETGIAYAAKNGGFVSGDSYTTIEIGAGKYALAISDGMGNGERAYLESKETLALLEQILQSGIDEEIAIKSINSILSLRTTDEVYATLDLAIVDLQDAQSKFIKVGSTPSFIKRGDRVIKIQASNLPIGIIQDFEVDVVSEQLKAGDLLIMMSDGIFEGPRHIENMDLWLKRKILELETDDPQAVADIIMEEVIRSSDGYIDDDMTVLVAKINHNNPKWKPIPAISLRKGA
- the yabQ gene encoding spore cortex biosynthesis protein YabQ, with protein sequence MSLTVQFYTMIAMIGMGSYFGAALDTYSRLFNRSKRNVYIRAINDILFWILQVLLIFYVLYLVNNGEIRFYIFLALLCGFAFYQSLLKNIYTRLLEQIIHVTIRTYRFGVNLFSNLLVKPIVMLLTFLLSVVVLIGKLLLRIILIIWKIIYTIYKIIMKPFRYLGKYIWKAVPKSVRIKGNIAFKKVANVIKWMINKLSKFKRQ
- a CDS encoding FtsB family cell division protein; translated protein: MSVDKNRVPILNQSYLNYQEQQSIYAKRKKKMLIRRLTVFFVFVAIILFVFIQALVTQSQTLTEKETKLKEVQAQYKELKENQKILKEEITKLQDDEYIGKYARQEYYLSDDGEIIFSVPEQ